A window of the Euzebya pacifica genome harbors these coding sequences:
- the sigK gene encoding ECF RNA polymerase sigma factor SigK, with amino-acid sequence MFSRKGQSGTRGGAEQQSMPESQRHLSSVPDDRVAESRDPDVLLARVARGDRAAYEALYDQMVPQVYGVIRRVLRDPSQSEEVAQDVMVEVWRTATRFDTDRGSAKSLILTMAHRRAVDRVRSVQSSRDREERVSRESRERPFDSVADAVETRFETQQVREALKNLTDVQREAIEMAYYGGNTYREVAALLDTPLGTVKTRMRDGLIRLRDAMEVETR; translated from the coding sequence ATGTTCTCACGCAAAGGGCAATCCGGCACCCGTGGCGGCGCCGAACAACAGTCGATGCCCGAGTCCCAACGCCACCTGTCGTCTGTACCCGACGACCGCGTCGCAGAGTCCCGTGATCCCGACGTGCTGCTCGCCCGAGTCGCACGTGGCGATCGCGCGGCCTACGAGGCCCTCTACGACCAGATGGTGCCCCAGGTCTACGGTGTCATCCGCCGGGTCCTCCGTGATCCCTCGCAGAGCGAGGAGGTCGCGCAGGACGTGATGGTGGAGGTGTGGAGAACCGCGACGAGGTTCGATACCGATCGTGGAAGCGCCAAGTCGTTGATCCTCACGATGGCGCACCGACGAGCGGTCGACCGGGTCCGCAGCGTGCAGTCCTCCCGAGATCGGGAGGAGCGGGTGTCGCGAGAGAGTCGCGAGCGCCCGTTCGACAGCGTTGCCGATGCGGTGGAGACCAGGTTCGAGACACAACAGGTCCGCGAGGCCCTGAAGAACCTGACCGATGTACAACGAGAAGCGATAGAGATGGCGTACTACGGCGGCAACACCTACCGAGAGGTGGCCGCCCTGCTGGACACCCCGCTGGGAACTGTCAAGACACGAATGCGAGACGGCCTGATCCGGCTGCGAGACGCGATGGAGGTGGAGACACGATGA
- the hrpB gene encoding ATP-dependent helicase HrpB: MQEVLGDVVDALDDAGVAVLEAPPGAGKTTLVPLAMRDARWLTGRIVVLEPRRIAARAAAERMADLLGEPVGRTVGVTTREDKRTSAATVVEVVTEGVLVRRLQHDPTAEGIGAVVLDEFHERSIEADLALAFSLECRRAIRDDLRLLVMSATLEGSRVAALLGNAPVVTSRGRVYDVETRHEPVPVDADIGQATAAAVRRTLPGTDGDLLVFLPGQREIRRAAGALSGIDAEVLQLYGALPAAEQRRALQPVAGRRRVVLSTDIAESSLTVPGVRVVVDAGWARRPRFDPTSGMSRLHTVRVSRASADQRRGRAAREGEGVCVRLWPEHEALAGHAPPSIAEEDLAPTALEVAAWGTDVVDLSLLDQPPAATWEAARDLLLGLDALGTDGRLTDHGRAMADLPVHPRLAHMALRADRPQQRLAAELAALLGERDVMLGGDADLERRVRALRGERVGAVRAPTMTRVRRDADRLHRRIGGGTGAPLTDVGPLVALAYPDRIARSRGQRGVFTMAGGRGATLPERDPLAGEALLAIAHVDRGTTQARVYLAAGLDEAAVEPMVRVGDHVAWEGGDVVARRQRRLGALVLSESPLATPDPDRLLAALLEGVRATELRALGWSRSAQDLRDRLRHLHHGAAADGWPAVDDDTLLAELEEWLAPFLTRARRRSDLERVDLHTALMSRVPYALHGRLDEAAPTHLAVPSGSRIRVDYSGEQPVLAVKLQEMFGATDGPRIAGEPVLLHLLSPAQRPVQVTDDLAGFWERGYPEVRAELRGRYAKHPWLEDPLAATPTRHTKRRAAGG, from the coding sequence GTGCAGGAGGTGCTGGGTGACGTCGTCGACGCGCTCGACGACGCGGGTGTGGCCGTCCTCGAGGCGCCGCCCGGTGCCGGCAAGACGACGCTCGTGCCGTTGGCGATGCGCGACGCCCGATGGCTGACCGGCCGGATCGTGGTGCTCGAACCCCGTCGGATCGCCGCACGCGCGGCAGCCGAACGCATGGCCGACCTGCTCGGCGAACCCGTCGGCCGCACCGTCGGCGTCACCACTCGCGAGGACAAGCGCACCTCGGCCGCCACGGTCGTCGAGGTCGTCACCGAAGGGGTGCTGGTCCGGCGGCTGCAGCACGACCCGACCGCCGAGGGCATCGGGGCGGTCGTCCTCGACGAGTTCCACGAACGGTCCATCGAGGCCGACCTGGCGTTGGCGTTCTCGCTGGAGTGCCGACGAGCCATCCGTGACGACCTGCGCCTGCTGGTCATGTCGGCGACGCTGGAGGGGTCGAGGGTTGCAGCGCTGCTCGGCAACGCGCCGGTCGTGACCAGCCGCGGCCGGGTGTACGACGTGGAGACCCGCCACGAGCCGGTGCCCGTCGACGCCGACATCGGCCAGGCGACCGCGGCCGCCGTGCGACGGACGCTGCCGGGAACCGACGGCGACCTGCTGGTGTTCCTTCCCGGCCAGCGGGAGATCCGGCGGGCCGCGGGGGCCCTGTCGGGCATCGACGCGGAGGTCCTGCAGCTGTACGGGGCGCTGCCGGCCGCCGAGCAACGGCGCGCCCTGCAGCCCGTGGCCGGACGACGTCGGGTGGTCCTGTCCACCGACATCGCCGAGTCGTCCCTGACGGTCCCGGGTGTCCGTGTCGTCGTCGACGCCGGGTGGGCCCGCCGCCCCCGCTTCGATCCCACGTCGGGCATGTCGCGCCTCCACACGGTCAGGGTCAGCCGGGCCAGCGCCGACCAGCGACGCGGTCGGGCTGCGCGAGAGGGCGAGGGCGTCTGTGTCCGGCTGTGGCCCGAGCACGAGGCGCTGGCCGGCCACGCACCCCCGTCCATCGCGGAGGAGGACCTGGCGCCGACCGCGCTGGAGGTGGCGGCATGGGGCACCGACGTGGTGGACCTGTCGCTGCTGGACCAACCGCCGGCGGCCACGTGGGAGGCGGCCCGTGACCTGCTGCTCGGCCTGGACGCCCTGGGGACCGACGGCCGGCTGACCGACCACGGCCGTGCGATGGCTGACCTGCCCGTCCACCCCCGGCTGGCCCACATGGCCCTGCGAGCCGATCGGCCACAACAACGGCTCGCCGCCGAGCTGGCGGCGTTGCTCGGCGAACGCGACGTGATGCTGGGCGGCGACGCCGACCTGGAGCGTCGGGTGCGGGCGCTCCGGGGCGAGCGGGTCGGCGCCGTTCGCGCCCCCACGATGACGCGGGTGCGCCGCGACGCCGACCGGCTGCACCGCCGGATCGGCGGTGGCACCGGGGCGCCGTTGACCGACGTGGGACCGCTGGTGGCGCTGGCCTACCCCGACCGGATCGCCCGTTCCCGTGGCCAGCGCGGCGTGTTCACCATGGCCGGCGGGCGGGGCGCCACCCTGCCCGAACGCGATCCGCTTGCCGGTGAGGCGCTGCTGGCGATCGCCCACGTGGACCGTGGGACGACACAGGCGCGGGTGTACCTCGCAGCAGGCCTGGACGAGGCGGCCGTCGAGCCCATGGTTCGGGTCGGGGACCACGTCGCGTGGGAAGGGGGCGACGTGGTTGCCCGTCGACAACGACGGCTCGGCGCCCTCGTGCTGTCGGAGAGCCCGCTGGCCACCCCCGATCCCGACCGGCTGCTCGCCGCCCTGCTGGAGGGGGTGCGGGCCACCGAGCTCCGTGCGCTCGGGTGGAGCCGGTCGGCGCAGGACCTTCGCGACCGCCTGCGCCACCTCCACCACGGGGCAGCCGCCGACGGCTGGCCGGCCGTCGACGACGACACGTTGCTGGCCGAGCTGGAGGAGTGGCTGGCCCCGTTCCTGACCCGGGCGCGACGACGCAGCGACCTCGAACGGGTCGACCTGCACACCGCGTTGATGTCACGGGTGCCCTATGCGCTGCACGGCCGGCTGGACGAGGCGGCACCGACGCACCTGGCCGTCCCCAGCGGGTCACGCATCCGGGTCGACTACAGCGGTGAGCAGCCGGTCCTGGCCGTCAAGCTGCAGGAGATGTTCGGCGCGACCGACGGTCCGAGGATCGCGGGTGAGCCCGTCCTGCTGCACCTGCTGTCCCCGGCACAGCGGCCGGTGCAGGTCACCGACGACCTCGCCGGGTTCTGGGAGCGGGGCTACCCGGAGGTCCGCGCCGAGCTGCGCGGTCGCTACGCCAAGCACCCGTGGCTCGAGGACCCACTGGCGGCCACGCCGACGCGGCACACCAAGCGTCGCGCGGCCGGGGGCTGA
- a CDS encoding N-acetylmuramoyl-L-alanine amidase produces the protein MRHDPHPVRPTRRRLLQLLAAGAGVGVFGTMPVLAQPVSPTIRPRSAWGGDLPPQGPLEAEAPGDVRFLLVHHTASGNTYDRGDVVGMIRSFHRTHTGPDKGWPDVAYNFFVDRFGTIWEGREGSIDLPIKGSATGGSQGFAQLCCFIGNHEEEPPTAEAEAAMTELLAWLAGRYGINPQGTTEFVSRGSNRHPAGTTVVTPTIVPHREMSQTVCPGRYGVDLVTRLPALVAARSAGFAQAPPTGPVATVEATPEAAAATLPSGPPTEQALATGPTAAVPSASGVPAPADPVLSVPAVPGTTLNSKALLNANVKVYGSDDIGRLRLTAAGLLATVSTAIGVVIRRRGLR, from the coding sequence GTGCGCCACGACCCACACCCTGTCCGCCCCACCCGCCGACGCCTGCTGCAGCTGCTCGCTGCCGGGGCTGGCGTGGGCGTGTTCGGGACGATGCCGGTCCTCGCCCAGCCGGTCTCACCGACGATCCGTCCTCGATCGGCGTGGGGCGGCGACCTGCCACCGCAGGGGCCCCTGGAGGCCGAGGCGCCGGGCGACGTCCGGTTCCTGCTGGTGCACCACACCGCCTCGGGCAACACCTACGACCGGGGCGACGTGGTCGGGATGATCCGGTCGTTCCACCGCACCCACACCGGTCCCGACAAGGGCTGGCCCGACGTGGCCTACAACTTCTTCGTCGACCGGTTCGGCACGATCTGGGAGGGGCGAGAGGGGTCGATCGACCTGCCGATCAAGGGGTCGGCGACCGGGGGCAGCCAGGGGTTCGCCCAGCTCTGCTGCTTCATCGGCAACCACGAGGAGGAACCACCGACCGCCGAGGCCGAGGCGGCCATGACCGAGCTGCTGGCGTGGCTCGCTGGCCGCTACGGGATCAACCCGCAGGGCACGACGGAGTTCGTGTCGAGGGGATCCAACCGCCATCCCGCGGGGACGACGGTCGTGACGCCGACGATCGTCCCGCACCGGGAGATGAGCCAGACGGTCTGTCCGGGCCGCTACGGGGTCGACCTCGTCACCCGGCTGCCGGCGCTCGTGGCCGCCCGCTCGGCGGGGTTCGCGCAGGCACCGCCCACGGGGCCGGTCGCCACGGTCGAGGCCACGCCCGAGGCCGCTGCCGCCACGTTGCCGTCGGGCCCGCCGACCGAACAGGCCCTCGCCACCGGTCCCACGGCTGCCGTGCCATCGGCGTCCGGGGTCCCGGCCCCAGCCGACCCGGTGCTGTCGGTGCCAGCGGTGCCGGGGACGACGCTGAACAGCAAGGCGCTGCTCAACGCGAACGTGAAGGTGTACGGGTCGGACGACATCGGCCGGCTGCGCCTGACCGCTGCCGGGCTGCTGGCCACGGTCAGCACCGCCATCGGGGTGGTCATCCGCCGCCGCGGCCTTCGCTGA